One genomic segment of Sphingobacteriaceae bacterium includes these proteins:
- a CDS encoding YdiU family protein — MSAGWNFDNSYTTLPETFFARLNPTPVAAPRLVVLNDTLAGELGLDPDALRSDEGVAILAGNRLPYGAAPLAQAYAGHQFGHFTMLGDGRAILLGEQITPDGRRFDIQLKGSGPTPFSRGGDGRAALGPMLREYIISEAMHALGIPTTRSLAVVTTGETISRERLLPGAVLTRVAASHLRVGTFQYAAAWGEPDQLRALADYALQRHDPQIDRNDPSRYLQLLRAVTARQAALVAKWQLVGFIHGVMNTDNMTISGETIDYGPCAFMDVYNRATVFSSIDHHGRYAYGNQPRIAVWNLARFAEALLPLLHNDEEKAVELAQEAVGEFFPLYRNHWLAGMRAKLGLFNEEEDDVALMADLLRIMEEESADYTNTFRALTLGRPQPAPLYGSDRWKQWHDRWQARLGRQPQQQDHVQQLMRQANPAVIPRNHRVEEALSAAVDGGDLSVMERLLAVLADPFAYSPQQEEYAVPPQPSSQPYVTYCGT; from the coding sequence ATGAGTGCCGGCTGGAATTTCGACAACAGCTACACCACCCTGCCGGAAACATTTTTCGCCCGGCTCAACCCGACCCCGGTGGCGGCACCCCGGTTGGTGGTGCTCAATGATACCCTAGCCGGGGAACTGGGCCTGGACCCCGACGCCTTACGCAGCGACGAGGGCGTGGCCATCCTGGCAGGCAACCGGTTGCCCTACGGTGCCGCGCCCCTGGCCCAAGCCTATGCGGGCCATCAGTTCGGCCATTTCACCATGCTGGGGGATGGCCGTGCCATCCTCCTGGGCGAGCAAATAACCCCGGACGGCCGGCGGTTCGACATCCAGCTCAAAGGTTCGGGGCCCACCCCCTTCTCCCGGGGCGGCGACGGCCGGGCGGCCTTGGGCCCCATGCTGCGGGAATACATCATCAGCGAGGCCATGCACGCCCTGGGCATCCCCACCACCCGCAGCCTGGCGGTGGTGACCACCGGCGAGACCATCTCCCGGGAAAGGCTGCTGCCGGGTGCCGTCCTGACCCGGGTGGCCGCCAGCCACCTGCGGGTGGGCACCTTTCAGTATGCGGCAGCTTGGGGCGAACCCGACCAGCTCCGGGCCTTGGCGGACTACGCCTTGCAGCGCCATGATCCCCAAATCGACCGCAACGATCCTAGCCGGTACTTGCAGTTGCTGCGGGCGGTGACGGCCCGCCAAGCGGCTCTGGTGGCCAAGTGGCAGTTGGTGGGCTTCATCCACGGCGTGATGAACACCGACAACATGACCATCAGCGGGGAAACCATCGACTACGGCCCCTGCGCCTTCATGGACGTGTACAACCGGGCCACGGTGTTCAGTTCCATCGATCACCACGGCCGCTATGCCTACGGCAACCAGCCCCGCATCGCCGTGTGGAACCTGGCCCGTTTCGCCGAAGCCCTGCTGCCCTTGCTCCACAACGATGAGGAGAAGGCGGTGGAACTGGCCCAGGAAGCGGTAGGCGAATTTTTCCCGCTGTACCGTAACCACTGGCTGGCGGGCATGCGGGCCAAATTGGGCTTGTTCAACGAGGAAGAGGACGACGTTGCCCTAATGGCAGATCTGCTCCGCATCATGGAAGAGGAGAGCGCCGACTACACCAACACTTTCCGCGCCCTAACCTTGGGCCGGCCCCAACCGGCGCCCCTCTATGGATCCGACCGGTGGAAACAGTGGCATGACCGCTGGCAGGCCCGGCTGGGCCGCCAACCCCAACAACAAGACCATGTGCAGCAGTTGATGCGGCAGGCCAACCCCGCCGTCATCCCCCGCAACCACCGGGTGGAAGAGGCCTTGAGCGCCGCCGTGGACGGCGGTGATCTGTCGGTCATGGAGCGGCTTTTGGCCGTCTTGGCCGACCCCTTCGCCTACTCGCCCCAGCAGGAGGAATACGCGGTCCCGCCCCAGCCATCCAGCCAGCCGTATGTGACCTACTGCGGCACGTGA
- a CDS encoding universal stress protein translates to MKVLLATDGSQHSIKAAAAVTRLLRLSGDSHVLVVHALPLVRFAGQDDVLMERAQRALDETAAALDLPAEQVTTRLELGEPGEALLRVAAAENVDVIVMGARGLSAGAALVLGSTSYKVLRSAPCPVLVTQ, encoded by the coding sequence ATGAAGGTACTGCTGGCCACCGACGGCTCCCAGCACAGCATCAAGGCTGCGGCCGCCGTTACGCGCCTCCTGCGCCTTTCCGGCGACAGCCACGTGCTGGTGGTGCACGCCCTGCCGCTGGTCCGCTTCGCCGGCCAGGATGACGTTCTGATGGAACGGGCCCAGCGGGCCCTGGACGAAACCGCAGCCGCCCTGGACCTGCCGGCCGAACAGGTGACCACCCGCCTGGAACTGGGCGAACCGGGGGAAGCCCTGCTGCGGGTAGCCGCCGCCGAAAACGTGGATGTGATCGTCATGGGTGCCCGGGGCCTCAGCGCCGGCGCCGCCCTCGTCCTGGGCAGCACCAGCTACAAGGTGCTGCGGTCGGCCCCATGCCCGGTGCTCGTTACCCAGTGA
- a CDS encoding HAMP domain-containing sensor histidine kinase, with amino-acid sequence MEHAVKNSLAKIRLHALNIRQGLTAGEYQRVEEYVDRLLVTTDQMLNATRSISRAGRSSLVVKGDWYDLQALVDQAIEPLTALLEMRVVREDRPYRLYLDPRLVTECLSNIFNNSLEALAGKGTVTVSLAETRRYAVLTIRDDGPGMPAWAVAHAFQPFYSTKNTAGDPDSGGNYGLGMAFVQAVMQAHRGRAELMSEPGEGTEVRLLFPKGNGMGEKGIDRGGWR; translated from the coding sequence ATGGAACATGCCGTGAAAAACTCCCTGGCCAAAATCCGGCTGCATGCCTTGAACATCCGACAGGGCTTGACGGCGGGGGAGTACCAGCGGGTAGAAGAGTATGTGGACCGCCTCCTGGTTACTACGGACCAGATGCTCAATGCCACCAGGAGCATAAGCCGCGCCGGCCGTTCCAGCCTGGTGGTTAAGGGTGACTGGTATGATCTGCAAGCCCTGGTGGATCAGGCCATCGAGCCCTTGACCGCCCTGCTGGAGATGCGGGTGGTGCGCGAAGACCGGCCCTACCGGCTTTACTTGGATCCCCGGCTGGTGACCGAGTGCCTGAGCAACATTTTCAACAACAGCCTGGAGGCGCTGGCGGGCAAGGGTACCGTTACCGTCTCCTTGGCGGAGACGCGGCGCTATGCCGTCCTTACCATACGGGACGACGGCCCGGGGATGCCTGCCTGGGCCGTTGCCCATGCGTTCCAGCCCTTTTACTCCACCAAAAACACCGCCGGCGACCCGGATAGCGGCGGCAATTACGGGCTGGGTATGGCCTTCGTCCAGGCGGTCATGCAAGCCCACCGGGGCCGGGCCGAGTTGATGAGCGAGCCGGGGGAAGGGACCGAGGTGCGGCTGCTGTTCCCAAAGGGGAATGGCATGGGAGAGAAGGGGATAGACCGTGGGGGATGGAGGTAG